In the genome of Cryptococcus neoformans var. neoformans B-3501A chromosome 5, whole genome shotgun sequence, the window CTTACAGCTACATCCCAGATCTTCATGGTTACATTGCCTTTCCGTACCTGGCGAAGATTGAAGGCCACCGTTGGGACAACGTCTTCAGACCATTGGTCGGAACCCAAAACATTGACTAATCTGTAATGTGAGTGCGTCAGTGGACCATTGTGGAAGCTGGAGGTCCCAAATATCAAAAGACGAACGATGTCTTCCCGCTTGCCTATATTAGAATGAGCATGGGCATCAGCGCTCGTATGTCTGGCGGCATGGCTCCTAGTAACTTACCTGTAATCCCACTATTGTGACTTCCAGATGCTTGGCAAAGAACAAAGACAGGAACCAGTTGAAAATCCCGTTGAATATAGACGCCATGTTGTTTATGCTGTCAGAGCTGAACAATGAGTTACTGCAAGGCAACGTAACGTGTCCTGTATCTTCGATCCACAAGGTGGAATGCTAACGTTTGATATGGGTGCTGGCTGTGGGTGGGTATTTTTGTCACAGCCCTCACTGAGGAGCTGTTCCACTTGAGGATTGATGAGGTAAGAAGAAAGTTGGGGCGAAGCAcagcaaaaggaagattCTTTGGTGGTTGATGTTGTGGTCGATCGATCACCTAATAGCCGGCGGAGGTTCGAGCGGCGGTGATGTTGTTATTTATATACAGCGCGCACGAATGACAAAAGTATCATAACAACTCATAAGATGAATATTCACTTATCGTGCAACAAGTTCCTGTTCGTATAACGGCTAGTATGCTCGCTTGTCACTGGAGGATTCAGTTCCACAGCGTCCGCGGGAGATCGGAGTTCGATTCTCCGACAGGAagtttctttttgctttttctCTGCTCCCTTCTCAGTTCAGTGCCGAAGAGAATTAATTGGAAGGTTTACGAGTCGCGGAGACGAATTTGAAATTTTATGAGGTGAATTTGCAATACCATTACCTTTTTGTGCTAATTGGAGGCTAATGACTAATTAAACACAGATTTCGTCCCACTAAAAAGTTTGATGGTGGCATAGGCGGGATAGGAAAGAAGGTTAAAGGCAGCTTTCTATACACCTTTTTCTATTCCCCACTTTCTTATCCTTTTTCTAATCCATCCATTCAAGTGGAGGTCGTCCATCAACAATAACTTTGAACAACGTAAGTCATTCTTCCgtacatcctcatccataCAACATTTCTCCCTCATATCACTTTCTTTTGCTGACCTTCCTCAtgcttttttcttcccttaCTATCCACACCCGTTCGCCGTCGACGCGTTGTTTATCCGTTCCTACACGGGTTACGCCATGTTTAGACACGTTACATACACAAAATGTCTGCTCCTAGctgggaagaaatggaagccAAGCGAATCGAGGTAAGCGCGCATCGTCTACTTTTGCAAAAACTACGGTGTTCATCTTTGAATAAACAGATGATCCAGTCTCTTCGCGAAGTCTCTTCTGCCATGACGCGCTGCGTCCATGTCATTGAAGAGTACacctccctctctcccgtcaatctctccaagcctgATCTCCTCCAACCTCTTACTGCCGGTGGCCCTCTTGCCGTCGCTCTTGCCTCTGGATTGGCTGATGCCGGTGTCGGAGGTACTGGTAAGAAGGAGCgtaagaagaaggaaaagaagatcaGGGACCCCAACGCCCCCAAGAGGCCTCCTAGTGCCTACATCTTGTTCCAGAACGAAGTTCGTGATGACATTAGGACCTCAAACCCTGGAATGCCTTACAAGGATGTGTTGCAAATAATCTCTCAGAGGTGGAAAGAGTTGCCTGAtagcgagaagaaggtaagTTGATTGTATGGATTTGGTAATTAAGAAAGTCTGGGCTGTCGCTGATGATTCGTCTAGATTTTCGAGGACGCCTATGCCGCCGCGCACAACAACTTCCGAGCTGAAGAGCAGGCCTATGCCAAGAAGGATGCCGTCGAGGTGGACCCTGTTCTTATGGAATCTTCCGACGACTCTTCTGACGATGACTCCTCCGAAGGGGGCTCTGTAAGCTCGTCTCGCTGTCTTTGACTAAAGTATATGCTCATCGTAGATGCAGACTCCCGCTGCTCCTATCCCTGCTCCTACTCTTGCGGCCGCTGAGAAGAAtaaaaaggacaagaagaggaagaccaaggaggaggaagctgcTGTGAACGCCGTGCTGGGTGAGaacaaagacaagaaggtTAGTTATCAATAACTGAAAAGTGTATTGTATGTGCTGACACCGCgctgcagaagaagaagaagagcaaggacTAAGTATAGTCCCCACGTCTTGTTTCGATGGTGGAGTTTCAAGGTTATTCGATTGGTCTAGGGCCTTTTATATAGAGATAGTTGTCAATAGCCTATTTGGGCTTGATTTTTTCGGTTACATAACAATTAATTAGATGATGATACCATCCCCATGTATAGAGCTGACATGGCTCCATGTAACCAGACTTGGAGGCCGAAAGGATTGTTGACAAACAAGAAATCAGGCACCTGTGAGCGATGCGTCGGGTGGTTTGTTTAGTGCATGTGCTCCGTACTCAGAGTATGAGGGGGATGACCAGAAAGAGTCAGTAAGGTTACCGGGTGTGGCGTGATGATATATACAAGATATGGCGATTATATGCATTATCACGTCCGGCATACCTGTTGTAGGGCATTAAGTTGCGTCCAAGGAAGCGATGATATGGAAAGCGGTGAGCGTGAATTGGAGGCGGTGCCTATCGGCACTCGCCTGGGTTCGCCAAAATAGTGGCATGTCCTATTCCTTGCGTTGGCTCTTGTTCCCGCCTTCGTTCTCGGCCACCgattcttttctctttcttttcggCCACGGActctttctccattctGCCGTATCTCTTTCGCTTCTATCCCATCTACACAGTCGCCGCCACTGCGACTATTATCACACGCCAGGGCGAATCACAAAGGACGGATATACAACGGACGCACTATTGCACTTCGCACAACAACCCTCTTTTCGCACGCGCGCTGCCATCGCACACTTGACCACTCATTGCATTCTTCAGAACCGCACATTGCGCGTCTAGTAGAGGTACTTGTTTCAAGTCGTATatgttggaggaggtggggaATTCATCAACTCATCTTTAAAGTGTGTCGGTAGACATCTCTGGATCATCTGGTATGTCCATCGTACAGTTGAACATGTCCTGGTGAACTGATTTCCTTGgaaacttcttcttctgacaGATATATTTATCATACATAATGGCTCTTCGTTTCCGAAATGCCACACCAGGTACAATCCTCTGCCTTGCAGCAACCATCCTGCTCGCAATTGTCTCCTTCAACACTCCTTTACTCAAGAGCCTCTACTTTTTGTCGGCGACATTCTCATCAGGATCGTATGAAGGGACGATGCAGTTGGGAACACTCGGATTCTGTGTGACATTAAATGATGCCACAAATTGTACTGGTCCGACAGTTGGGTATGAGTTTGGTGAGTGAATTAAAGGTAGATGAGCCCATATACTGAGACGATATCAAGATCCCAACACTGTTTTCGgcatctcctcttttgACATCCCTGAAGCAATCACCAAATATCTCACTTACGTTCTCATCCTTCACGTTGTCGCTCTCGGTTTCGCCGCTATTGCCATGATCGTTGCCATTTTCGCCCATTCGCCTACTTTTCCCCTCATGTGTCTCTCAATCTGGATGGCTGGGATCGCCTCGACTATTACCCTTATTGCCCTTATATTTGATCTCGCAATGTTCTACATTGCCAAGTCAAGGATAGACAGTGTGGACGGAGCGTCGGCGGAGATCGGAATATCAGTGTGGTTAACGCTAGCCGCATGGCTAGTATTGGCAATTGGTGGATGTTTCTTCGGTATCGGCAACTGCTGCGGTTCTTGCCgagaagagcgagagaCTGGAGACCCTCGAAGGAAATATGACAAAGATGAtagggaggaagaagattacAAGATGCGGATGATGGCCATTGACAATGAACGGCGGAGAAAGCAAGCCCAAGAGCAAGATCTTCCTAGTTTCCAGGAACTTTCGCCCCTcaaagacgaggaggaagacaaaTATCTTATTGAACCCCAGCGAGATCAACAAGATTTGGCGAGGAATGGGAGTGTGGTACAAGGTGTAGGAGTTGGGtatgggaggaggaacaaCAGAACACCGGTCAACGAATACTCGCAGCAACCAGGCGCATTTGCATGGGGTCAGCCTAGAGGGTATCAGACCCTGCAGAACATCCAAGCGCCCCCAAGGGCCGCTAGAAGATTATCAGATGCAACTAGCGCAGGAGACTTTGTTGGTATCGGAGCTGGAGGAGCAGGTGTTGATGTTCCGCCCGTGCCCCCTTTAACCCAGCACCAGTCATCGCAACAAGGTTATGGTCAAGGTTATTATGGTGAGAATCAGTATAATGAGCAGCCCGGACAGTACGGACAAAGCTACGCGGAGCAAAATCAGTATGGAAACAATCAAAGTACGTGGCAAAGCCATTCTCCTTATCATTATCACGTATAATCCAAGATCAAGGCTGACAAAATGTGCAATAGACTATAACGACCCCTACGCCtctcaacagcaacaaaCCCCTTACGATCCCTATACCCAAACGACCTACAACAATGAACCTTATACCTCTTCCAACATCTCCACGTATTCTGCTACTCCCGCGCCTGTGGCAATGCCTACCCCAGCACCTACACGATCCCCTCCTCAGTCAGTTCCTATCACCCAACCAATGCAATCTTCAAATCCCAACCCTTACAATTACGCCACCGTAGGATCATCAGAATCGTATGATCCAGGACCTCGTGTGACCCAAGCAGACCCTTATGACGCTTACGATGATGGGCTTGGAGCTATCGGGATGGCTGCTACGTCCGGTATGGGCAGGCATGCGCGAGACTATACCGGACAGACGTTTGCGTCTAGTTCTAGTTATCCACCGCAGCAGCAAGCACAAGGTTCATCAGGAAGTAGAGGGATCCAAGAACCTCGACCGCGACATCTGGTGAACCAGAATAATTCTTCTCTCTTGGCTTCCCCCGTCTCAACGACGTCGCCGATCGATCATACGAGAAATGAAATCATCGGGCAACCTATGATGATACCGAGCGGTAGCGGGTTTGGAAGTACGAATGCAGCAGCAGGGGGGTATGCGGATGATTTGTTGGATGTGAATGGGTCCAGTAATAGGCCGCCAAGTTATTCGGCTGGTGATTATGCGGTGCAAAATACGGCTGTGCCGGAGAAGAGCTCGTACAATTGAGCGAAAAATGAATAGGATATACGTCTGAGACGTTTAGAAGGgataaggaagaaggaaggaaggaaggaaggaaggaggaaggaagaagaacgacTGGCAGTACGTACGTAGTCTGGACCTCTTGTGTGTGGTTTGTTATTGTCATTTTTGTATGCTCGAATCACGATATCAACTAGAATCTTTTGGACGGACATTACGATGGTTATATAACGATAGTTTATATATCTGGGTCATGCATAGCATTTCTTGATTTTTCTGATGAGTTCTTTAGCATTTGAGTACATCATCAATGGACTCTACTGCGTGGCAGTGGCATGATATAGGTGGTGTAAACATGAAAGCACTCATTACGTAACACCAGGCCATTGCAACAACGTAATGGGCCAGAACCCAGAACCCAGAACGCGCTCGCTGTCAGCACGCACGAGAGATTGTTCTTCGCTGTCCATAGTGATAGCCATCGTAATTCACTTTCCTATCACCAACCTGTGAATCTCACTTTTGGCGTTCATAAACAAGTATCAACACACTTTGCCAATACAATAGTCTCAGTCGTCACAGTCGGAAAAGGTCGCGGGACCGCTTTGGCAATTTACATCGAACGACATTCAAGCAAATCCACTTCAGCAAAATGCTCAACTATGTCATGCTCGTCTCTCGACAGGGTGCGTCTCTTCTATTTTCATACAAGTGCCGTATATTATCTATGACTGACTGTCTTGCCGTACTAGGAAAAGTAAGACTTGCAAAATGGTTCCAAACCCTTCCAACCAAGACGAAGAATAAGATTGTAAAGGATGTCACTCAGCTTGTACTTGCTAGGCGAACGAGAATGTGCAACTTTTTGGAATACAAAGGTGAGCCAGCTATGATCCTCTTAGGGAATTGCTTGTCCCTTTTGGTGCCATGATACGAGCTCCACGAGTTCCTCAACCCATTGCGACGGGAcggagatgagaagatgacggGGAGCAAACGAATTGCGCAAAGGAGCTAACGAATATCCATGCAGACACCAAAGTTATCTACAGACGTTATGCGAGCttattcttcatcacttcTATTTCACCGGGTGATAACGAGTTGATTACTTTGGAAATTATACATCGTTACGTGGAAGTCTTGGATCGATATTTCGGTAATGTGCGTTCATCCtaccttcccatccctaCTTTAAAATCCTAAGCGTCTCTGCCATTGGCTGACGTTTAAGCTTGCGCTGGTGTAGGTGTGTGAATTGGATTTAATCTTCAACTTTCAGAAAGCCTATGCCGTCCTTGACGAGCTTATCATTGCTGGAGAAATACAAGAATCGTCCAAGAAAACTGTACTCAAAATTGTGCGTCTTTAATTTTATCTGTCTGTTATgagaagcaaagaagacgatggCTGATGGGATAATGGCTATCTCGGACAGGTTGCGCAATCTGATGCTATTGAAGAGGGTGAGTCGTTGCGCGAGAGTATGAAGCAAAGTGGTTTGTCGTTTTGAGATGCAAGGCCACcagaaagggaaggaaggttgTATGGTCAATGTTGTTACCAGAAGTTCTTCGAAAGACAAGATGGGAAGGCAGGGGCTAGGATGGGATTGAGGGGTGTACAGAGGTATAGATGCTGACGAGATTTGCTCCTTATCTGCCACCGCTTTTGCAGCTGAAGTAGCTGAAGACTCATTGGCGCGATTGGGTAGCTTGGCAAGAGGCGGGCAAGTTGGATAGACCGACTTGGGGTGGAAATCAGACAGAGCATGTTGAGCTAGAGGACCTGTAGGATTCGTTTGGGGCTTTGTATATGTACGAGATGCCAAAAGAGTAATTATTCATACCGTCCGTAAGAGGTTACAGGAGTATATCTACATCTATTTCATATCGAACAGATTGGAAGTACATGTCCATTAGATGACAATCAGTAGGCAAGGTTGAGGATTATACAGTCTGTATAATGATGGTCAGTACTCGGTTCAGTATCTCATTCGTACatacatcatcatcatatttCCATGATGTAAGCTTTGGGTTCGCGGGAGCATTCCTCACATATCGTTGATCCCCTTCGGGCCTGTCATACATAGTTAGCCCCAGCAAACGCCCTGAACCACTCAAAAGCCGGCTTACCTGACTTTAGACTTATTCGATGCAAGCATAGATTGCATGGTGATGCAGATTGAAACGGCGTTAAGGACTAAACAAGGGGCGCCTTAGTTTGTGCAGTACAAAGCAACGGGGATATGGCTTACCTGGAGACCAATCATTACCCAATATGGAAGCACAGATGTGTCCGTTGGAATATATATGGGGATGAATAGGTGCTTGCCACATATCATCTACCACAAAAGTTACCTATTGCTATACTTTAGCAATTCCATTACATCTTTGGGCCAAATACTTCATGACATACTTGTGGCACCTCAATAGGATACCGATCTTCAAATTTGATCCTAAGAGCGAATTGCTCGCCCTACAGCGTGCCGTCAGTGGTCTACACTAAATTTACATTACGCATTGGAACCTGCTTTGTAGATCGTCTCATCTCCAAGTACCGCGATAGTGAAgatccattcttccatGCTATCCGCGCTCAAAAGAGATATACCTGGAGGCGTACCCTTGCTCTCAATATCGCCGAGTTCCTTCACTGAAAGAAGATTAGTTGATGCTGAACGAATGGAGAGACGATCGTACTGAGGCGTTTTGTTGCTAAACGAAGGCCCGGCATGGCGTATGGGGTATATCAATTACAATCAGAAGACATACAGCAATATAACAATGATCGACACACTCGAGACACACTGGCTTTTGCACGCCAAGTTGCACGCAGTAGTTCATCGGCCACCTCGTCGCTGCTGGCTGGCTCGGCCCGAAAGGGCGGACACGCCCACTCATAATGTATTTACGTAAATTTCCCTCAAGTCAGCCTCGTAGCGACCACTTTCGCTATGGTTTTCACTCGTTCGTCTAGTTTTTCTACATTTTTGCATCTTCTCTCGGCACTTTATACTGTCTTGTAGCCCCCCATAAATAGAACATACGCATAACGTATAAGCATAATGGCCGAACAACAAACTACTGAACTCACAAATATCGACCTCGAAGCCGGATCAGAATGGAGATTTGAACTCGAAGCGGATGAAAACATTGCCCTTAGAGTGAGTCTTTCATTCAGCTACGTGATAAGCCTAGTACGTATACATCACAGTATGTAAAGTGATTATAGCTCTGTGAGTTTGACTTGCTGTTGCCATCGTGAATCAAACTGATGAAAACACGTCCCGCCGTCTCGTCTTTTCACTGATTGTCTTGATGTCAATGTTTTTACTCCGAATTGTTGTTCATGTAGTGTAATTTGTTATGCCATCGGGGCTTTATTGTCCGCTTCCTGGACCTTGCAAGCTCGTTTCCTTCATGTTGTGACCGATGGTCTTGTGATATGGCTTAGTCCAAAGTGCGAATCATCAAAACTCTCCGCTGTCGTCTCATTCGAAACATCACCTTTGTCATGACGTGGTTGTACTCACCAGGAAACTGACTCATGATGCAGACTCTCTCTTCCGATCCAGTATTCATCAACTCTCAAGAGCTTACTCCTTCGGCATGGTATCCGATCTACCGACACACAAAATCCGCCCTCTATGCCCCGACTTCTGCCAGAATACAGGTGACAAACCTCCCGGCATCCCATTAtacatccacatccaccgTCCAGCCCCAGCTATTGAACCTTCATCTGGCAATGGAGCGCCAGCGAATACTGTCCAAGAGAGGAATGGAACAGAGGGGGCCTCGAGTAATGATCATGGGCCCTCAAAGTTCAGGAAAGACAACGGTCATGAAGAACTTGGTCAATTTAGCTTTAGGGACCGGTATGGGCTGGACACCTGGTGCGATTGGTCTAGATCCGTCAAGTGTAAGTTTATAGAAGGCTGTGAGATAACAACAGAGGCTCATCTTTGACAACAGCCTCCTAATCTTATCCCGGGAAGTTTGTCCATCTCCACACCATCACATCCGATCCCCACCCATCATTTGGCTCATCCCTTGGGCTCACCGCCCGCTTCTACTGCGGCCAATACTATCTCCGGGGATGTAGAAACAGCTAGCTGGTGGCTTGGAGCTCTTGAACCAACAAACAAGAATGCTGAAGTATGGCGGGTTCTGGTTGAGCACATGGCAGAAGCTTGGGGAATGAGATGcgaaaaggacaagatTGGTATGTGCCACCATTGGATTGCTTGAAAAGAAATCTTATAAAGACATTCTGCAGCAAACATCTCTGGCCTCTTCCTCGATACTCCTGCGGCATTCACTGTCCCCACTCTCGGCACCAAGAAAGACGACCCTAAAGCTCGATATACTTTGGTAAGCCACGCTATCCAGGCATTTGATATCGACACTATCATCGTCATTGGCCACGAAAAGTTACACATTGATCTCTcccgtcttcctcttgtaCAATCACGCCAACTCAACGTAATCCGTATCCCTAAATCAGGCGGCGCCGTCGACCTTGATGACCATGATCGCGAGACCGCTCATATCTTCCAAGTCCGAACCTACTTTTATGGCGAACCCCCTCTGCCGCCACAAATCTCCAGCCTGGTAGGGAAAATGGTGTCTCTCGATTTCGAATTATCACCATACTCGTTCCAGATTCCGTGGAGCAGGCTTGTCGTCCTCCGTGTCGGAGAAGAAAACTCGGCCCCGTCGTCAGCCTTGCCCCTTGGTTCCAGCAAGATACTTTCCCCTTTAAGATTGACGAGAGTGGATCCCAGTGGACCTGGACATGTGGTGCGACTGTTGAATAGAGTCTTGGCATTGGTGGACGTCAAGCCTGAGGATAGGATTGTGCCGGCGAAGGAATCAGAAGTAAAGGAGgaagtgaaggaagaaaagaacgagaaggatggggaaaTTAAGCaagatggtgaaggagagaagaaaggggaagggaagggtgagggcgagggcgagggtgaaggaaaatatggcgaggaagaaggtgaagctgaaggtgaggacgacgaggaagaagtacCGTTCAGGGAAGAGATTGGTACAAGGGAAGTGATGGGTTTCATCGTCATGTGAGTCTTTTATTCCCCTTTTGTATTTCCTATGCTGACCCGACATGCAGCACTGCCATAGATACATTCGCTCGCAAGTATACTGTGCTATCACCGACGCCAGGTCGTTTGCCAACTACCGTCGCCATCGCTGGTGCTATCGAATGGGTTGACTCTGCTTAAGATTGCACCATCAACATTGAAACAAAAAACCGCATCATAGATTAGCACAAGCGTAGACCTCACATCAAATAACCATGTCATGCATGCATAATGCTGTTAACGCGCCCATTTTCAATCATCTATATCTTCTTGACATATCTTACCAATAATGGTTTAAACATCcgccttcccttccttctccccctccgCCTGAGCCGTCGCCTCCTTgaccaactcttccttcctcttctccttttcttgctGTCCTCTCAAAACCCATGCCAAAGGTGCCTTTTCCACAAATAATCGTCTCAACTCTTCAGTCTTCTCAGTCCCGACTTTAGCCTCTGCAAATACGAGCGCCTCTTGCAACGTCTTGACGTCAGCCTGTACAGAAACAAGGGAACGGAGAATGTCGATAGGGCCATCCACATCCTCGGGatccacctccaacctTCCCTTGGCGGCGCCCAAAAGACCCTTGGCGTCACCGGCAGCCTTTTTTGCTTCGATGTATTCTGCGTTGAACGCCTCTGGGGACTTGCCCGTGGGCAACAAGGTGGGTAACGATTGCTTGATGGTAGATACGACGGGCTCGGGGACATCAGCAGGGATAGAAGATACGAGGCGGTTAAAAGCGAGGATCTGGACGTGGAGGGTGGGGTCGGAAGGGGAGAGTGCCTgggcttgaagaagacatcGGAGAGCGGCGAGGTACATTTCTATTTTCCAATCCCCCTTTGTCAGCTTGCTTCTAAAATAGCCAAAGGAGCGGCAAATAAAACAATATGTAAAGAGATAAGTTTACTCACTCTTCCTGATGTAAATCTCATAACCAGCCAACCAAACTTCAACCCTCTCTCCCTGTTTCGCCTCCAACGGCTTCCAGAGCTTCAACGCATCATCCAACAATGTCTCGCTCTTGAGCAATTTTTGTCCGTCAGGGTCATCATCAGCGACAGGCGgttcctcctttttctccccAGAGGCGGCAGCCGCCTTTTTGGCTTTTTGTTCGGCTTTTTGGGCCTTTTTAGCAGCTTTTTTGCGATCAGCTTCTTGTTCGGGGGCTGTAATTCAGATGAAACAATGGTGTTAGTTTGCTCTCTGAGAAACTAGTGGGAAGACGCACAAAGCTTTTCTTCGGTGATACTGGGATCATCGTTGACACGGAGGTAAACATCGATAGCTGCAAGCGCGGCCTTGGCGTAACCAGGATGTGATCTGAGGTTCTCCTCATACTTCAACAAGCTATCGACCATTCAGTCAATTCCTACATTTCTCCCCCACTAGGAGGCAGCCCTGGAGACTGGAGGGTTGATACTCACTGGGTGTACGCCTGGAAAGTCATCCTTCTCGCACAGTACCCATGGAAATCATATTGATCATCTTCATACTCCTGGAACACCTTGGCGACCGTCTGGTACCTCTTGAGCGCCATCCCAATATTCCCATTCAACCTATACGCATCCCCCGATTCCTGGAGGAACCACAAAGACTGAAGGTCTGTCAAGTCTTGGGCTGGGGtcacatccttctttgtgAATATGCCGAGCAACTGTTCGGCCTTTTCGACGTCGCCGGCGCGGAACCAGTATTTGGCGGCTTTACCGTTTAGGAATCGATCTTGGCCGTCGAGCAAACGGGCCTTTTCCATTTCGTGTGCGGCGCCGAGGGGGTCGCCGGAACGTTTGAGGACGATCGCTTTGGCCATGTAGAGTTCGGGCAAGGTGGGGGTGTGGTCGAGAgcaagagagaggaggtggagggagCGGGTGTAGGATGGAATGGGGTTGAGAGGGTGGGCAAGGTGAAGGGCGAGGTAATAGTACGCCCAGAGAAGGACCGTGGGAGGAGAGATAGTTCCTATTTCGAGAGTCAATTTATATgattctttttctttctgtATGAAGTAGAACGTACCATCGTTAGACAATGTAGAGTCCTTTTCAAGTTTTTGAATAATCCCTTCAACGATCTCGCCTACAAtaaccatcttctcctggTCAGAGTAGATACTCTTAACGTCTACGAAGAGTGAGGGGACACCGCGTTCGAGGCCCTTGATAATATAAGCTTGAGCGAGCTCACGGAACTTGTCGCCTGTGTTTTTTTTATTAGTTAAAGCGAataggaagaggagggataACTTTCCTTGGGCAACGTCAAGAGCCAAACGACGAGGAGCAGTAGACCGAGGGAAAGCTTGAGAGAATTCGTCAAGGCTTTGGAGAAGGTTAGCTCGAGTAGCATCATCAAAGGGACCCGCTAGAGACAATAGTTAGCGTAAGCTTTACAAACGCATAAGAAGAAATAGAAGAAAATTCTTACCAATGTCAACCCCCTTGGTCTTGAAGTAACCACGATAGTACGCCAAGTTGTCCGAGTTTTGCTTGAGAAGGTCCTGATAGGTCTGAAGAGCTTCGTTGGTACGACCGAGGGCAGTGAGAATGTCCGCTGTGGAGTGAAGGTGAGTATTTCCAGCAAATAGAAGCATTCCAAGACGAGATAATACACACCTTTGATTTGAGAAACCTCTCCTCGGGGGCTGATCACACCTTCTTTAATACCCTTTTCCAACCTTTCGAGCGCTTCTTCATTCCTGCCGGCATCCACGCACAGCTGGATAATATGCAGCAAGATCTGCGCCTTTTCCTGCGCATTCGCTCCCTCAGTCTGTACGGCGGACTGGTACAAGTCATAAGTCTTAATGGCTTCTTCACGATCACCTGCGAGTTCGTGGGCGATGACAA includes:
- a CDS encoding hypothetical protein (Match to EST gb|CF194378.1|CF194378) — protein: MALRFRNATPGTILCLAATILLAIVSFNTPLLKSLYFLSATFSSGSYEGTMQLGTLGFCVTLNDATNCTGPTVGYEFDPNTVFGISSFDIPEAITKYLTYVLILHVVALGFAAIAMIVAIFAHSPTFPLMCLSIWMAGIASTITLIALIFDLAMFYIAKSRIDSVDGASAEIGISVWLTLAAWLVLAIGGCFFGIGNCCGSCREERETGDPRRKYDKDDREEEDYKMRMMAIDNERRRKQAQEQDLPSFQELSPLKDEEEDKYLIEPQRDQQDLARNGSVVQGVGVGYGRRNNRTPVNEYSQQPGAFAWGQPRGYQTLQNIQAPPRAARRLSDATSAGDFVGIGAGGAGVDVPPVPPLTQHQSSQQGYGQGYYGENQYNEQPGQYGQSYAEQNQYGNNQNYNDPYASQQQQTPYDPYTQTTYNNEPYTSSNISTYSATPAPVAMPTPAPTRSPPQSVPITQPMQSSNPNPYNYATVGSSESYDPGPRVTQADPYDAYDDGLGAIGMAATSGMGRHARDYTGQTFASSSSYPPQQQAQGSSGSRGIQEPRPRHLVNQNNSSLLASPVSTTSPIDHTRNEIIGQPMMIPSGSGFGSTNAAAGGYADDLLDVNGSSNRPPSYSAGDYAVQNTAVPEKSSYN
- a CDS encoding hypothetical protein (HMMPfam hit to HMG_box, HMG (high mobility group) box, score: 80.6, E(): 3.9e-21) translates to MSAPSWEEMEAKRIEMIQSLREVSSAMTRCVHVIEEYTSLSPVNLSKPDLLQPLTAGGPLAVALASGLADAGVGGTGKKERKKKEKKIRDPNAPKRPPSAYILFQNEVRDDIRTSNPGMPYKDVLQIISQRWKELPDSEKKIFEDAYAAAHNNFRAEEQAYAKKDAVEVDPVLMESSDDSSDDDSSEGGSTPAAPIPAPTLAAAEKNKKDKKRKTKEEEAAVNAVLGENKDKKKKKKSKD
- a CDS encoding hypothetical protein (HMMPfam hit to Clp1, Pre-mRNA cleavage complex II protein Clp1, score: 9.1, E(): 6.6e-15), producing MAEQQTTELTNIDLEAGSEWRFELEADENIALRTLSSDPVFINSQELTPSAWYPIYRHTKSALYAPTSARIQVTNLPASHYTSTSTVQPQLLNLHLAMERQRILSKRGMEQRGPRVMIMGPQSSGKTTVMKNLVNLALGTGMGWTPGAIGLDPSSPPNLIPGSLSISTPSHPIPTHHLAHPLGSPPASTAANTISGDVETASWWLGALEPTNKNAEVWRVLVEHMAEAWGMRCEKDKIANISGLFLDTPAAFTVPTLGTKKDDPKARYTLVSHAIQAFDIDTIIVIGHEKLHIDLSRLPLVQSRQLNVIRIPKSGGAVDLDDHDRETAHIFQVRTYFYGEPPLPPQISSLVGKMVSLDFELSPYSFQIPWSRLVVLRVGEENSAPSSALPLGSSKILSPLRLTRVDPSGPGHVVRLLNRVLALVDVKPEDRIVPAKESEVKEEVKEEKNEKDGEIKQDGEGEKKGEGKGEGEGEGEGKYGEEEGEAEGEDDEEEVPFREEIGTREVMGFIVITAIDTFARKYTVLSPTPGRLPTTVAIAGAIEWVDSA
- a CDS encoding hypothetical protein (Match to ESTs gb|CF191688.1|CF191688, gb|CF188660.1|CF188660, gb|CF188407.1|CF188407; HMMPfam hit to Clat_adaptor_s, Clathrin adaptor complex small chain, score: 259.8, E(): 4.6e-75), which gives rise to MLNYVMLVSRQGKVRLAKWFQTLPTKTKNKIVKDVTQLVLARRTRMCNFLEYKDTKVIYRRYASLFFITSISPGDNELITLEIIHRYVEVLDRYFGNVCELDLIFNFQKAYAVLDELIIAGEIQESSKKTVLKIVAQSDAIEEAEVAEDSLARLGSLARGGQVG
- a CDS encoding hypothetical protein (Match to ESTs gb|CF191688.1|CF191688, gb|CF188660.1|CF188660, gb|CF188407.1|CF188407; HMMPfam hit to Clat_adaptor_s, Clathrin adaptor complex small chain, score: 259.8, E(): 4.6e-75), with the protein product MLNYVMLVSRQGKVRLAKWFQTLPTKTKNKIVKDVTQLVLARRTRMCNFLEYKDTKVIYRRYASLFFITSISPGDNELITLEIIHRYVEVLDRYFGNVCELDLIFNFQKAYAVLDELIIAGEIQESSKKTVLKIVAQSDAIEEGESLRESMKQSGLSF